A segment of the Kiritimatiellia bacterium genome:
GCGGCCGCGGCCCCGGCGGGCGGCGGGGGGACGCGGGAAGAGGGAGCGGGCGGAACGACCGTGTTCGAGGGGACGATCGACGAGCGCGAGGCTCGCTGGCTGGCGCAACTGGCGTGGTCCTTCAGCCCGGACTGGAGCGGGCTGGACCGGATCGCCGCGCGGGCGCGGCGGGAGGGGTTCCGGCCGGTGCTGGTCTGGCTGCCCGTCACGCCCGAGTACCGCCGGTTCCATGACGAGCGGTATCCCGAACAGACGCACGCCGACCTGCAGCGCCGGGCGGCGGAACGCGGCCGGGCCCTGGGATTCGAGGTGGTGGACCTTACGGAGAGCCTGGCCGCGCCGGGCCTGTTCCGGGATCCCTACCACCTCAACGATGCGGGCCGGGCGGAGGCCACGCCGGCGCTGGCCGGGCGGTTGCGCGCCCTGCTCCCGGCCACGACGGGGGAGGCCGCCGCCGGTCAGCCGCGCGCGGCTTCCATCTCGCGGTAGATCCGGAGCATCTGCTCCACGTAGGACTCCTGCGAGAACAGTCGGCGGGCCCGCTCGCGGGCGAGCCGGCCCATCTCCGCGCGGCGGGCGGGATCGCGGGCCAGGGCTTCCAGCGCGTCCACGGCCGCCTCCGGGTGATGCAGATCGAAGATGAAGCCGGTCCGGCCGGACTCGATCATTTCCGGGATGCCGCCGGCATCGGACGCGATCACCGGCCTCCCGTAGGCCATGGCCTCCATCACCGCGCGCGGCAGGGCCTCGGTGTGCGAGGGAAACAGCAGCACGTCCGACGCCGCGTAGAGCGGCGCCATGTCGGTGACGTAGCCGGGCAGGAGGAGCCGGTCTTCGAGCCCGTCTTCCCGGATGCGGCGCCGGTAGTCCTCGACGTAGGGCGCGGGGCCCTCCCCCGCGTAGGTGGCGACCAGGTCCACGCCGCGCCGCGAAGCGGCGCGGCAAATAGCCAGGAACTCCTCGGCGCCCTTCTCGATCGTCACCCGGCCGGCATGGAGGACGCGCAGCGGGCCGCCCGCCGGCCGGGGCGGCGGCTCGGACGGCATGCGGATGAAATTATAGACCACGTCGGAGCGTTTCTCCGGCAGGCCGTATTTCTTCTGCACGGCGTGCGACACGTAGACCACCCGGTCGGCCCACCGGCGCGCGTTCCGGCGGCGCATTTCCACCCACAGCTGGCTGACCCACAGCCGCGGACTCGGCGCCCGCTTTTCCACCGAGCGATGGCGCTCCTCGCGCACGTGCCAGAGGATCGGGCAGCGCGCCGCCCGCGCCGCCAGCGCCGCATGGCCGCAGAACGTGGAATGGAGGTGGACGATCGGCCGGCCCAGTTCCTCCATCGCGCGGGAGGCGCCGCGGAAGAACCGCCAGCGCGAGGCCGCGGCGCGCGCGAGTTTGCCCGGCCCGCCCTTCTGCAGCGGGGCCTTCTTTAGTCCGAAGTGCTCCAGGGGAAACACGTAGCGGGGAATACCCTGCGCCTCGAGCACCTCCTCCAGCGGCCCGTGCTGGGGCAGCAGGACGGCAAACTCGACGCCGTGCTCGCGCAGCGCCAGGGCATGGTTGAGCATGCTCCGGGCCGCGCCGTAGAGCAGGGCATTGTGCATGGCCAGGAGAACACGCATCGGAAAGCGCCGGGTTCAGACCCGGCCCGAGTAGGAGATGAACCCGCGCCGGGCGCGCCGATCTTCCAAGGTCGGCGTCAGGGACGGCTCCGGGGCGGGCGGCGGAGGGGGCTCGGGCCAGAACATACCCGCGAGGCTCCACAAGGGCAGCATCAACACCCCGATGTAGAAGGCCTCCACCAGCATCCCCGCCATGATAATGACCACCAGGCCGGCGATGATCGCCAACTGCTGGCCGGCGTCGAAGTCGCCCGGGGGGCGCCGGATGCTGTCCCGCCACAACGAACGTATGACGAAGGCCCAGAAGGCAAAGTAGATGAGCCCGCTAAGGGGGCCGAACTCGCCCCAGAGCGTGAACAGGGAGCTCTGCGGCTTGCCCACGGCGGACGAGTCCGCACGGAAGCCGCCCGTGCGGTG
Coding sequences within it:
- a CDS encoding SGNH/GDSL hydrolase family protein gives rise to the protein AAAAPAGGGGTREEGAGGTTVFEGTIDEREARWLAQLAWSFSPDWSGLDRIAARARREGFRPVLVWLPVTPEYRRFHDERYPEQTHADLQRRAAERGRALGFEVVDLTESLAAPGLFRDPYHLNDAGRAEATPALAGRLRALLPATTGEAAAGQPRAASISR
- a CDS encoding glycosyltransferase family 4 protein gives rise to the protein MRVLLAMHNALLYGAARSMLNHALALREHGVEFAVLLPQHGPLEEVLEAQGIPRYVFPLEHFGLKKAPLQKGGPGKLARAAASRWRFFRGASRAMEELGRPIVHLHSTFCGHAALAARAARCPILWHVREERHRSVEKRAPSPRLWVSQLWVEMRRRNARRWADRVVYVSHAVQKKYGLPEKRSDVVYNFIRMPSEPPPRPAGGPLRVLHAGRVTIEKGAEEFLAICRAASRRGVDLVATYAGEGPAPYVEDYRRRIREDGLEDRLLLPGYVTDMAPLYAASDVLLFPSHTEALPRAVMEAMAYGRPVIASDAGGIPEMIESGRTGFIFDLHHPEAAVDALEALARDPARRAEMGRLARERARRLFSQESYVEQMLRIYREMEAARG